In one window of Helianthus annuus cultivar XRQ/B chromosome 17, HanXRQr2.0-SUNRISE, whole genome shotgun sequence DNA:
- the LOC110924374 gene encoding LEAF RUST 10 DISEASE-RESISTANCE LOCUS RECEPTOR-LIKE PROTEIN KINASE-like 1.1 gives MILVITFVSVFLLCPPLLCSAAYANTSKPTCPENFSCPDFGPFKFPFYNTNDTHCGLIKVNCTSSNQSIQLGGHSFQIIAKKSQGPSVKIRNTTFENLVRRKSCKALVNNFTSATPHLFSISIRPLMSMTIFKCPKDYDTKTDVYFDHPNYNSYNLCKHHNIHYKYHSSNTAVPTDLPHDCEVIQLPRIKQMVNGTASINHTDIFSLLSSRYSIRFWAPSCNECLKQGNCLQRNFECLDAKKGKQDEKQNGKQDEKLILILVLTGSAFILILLLSAAILVRHYKNYIFSYFLSKDRSPNPEDGSLFFGVSVFSYTELEDATKNFDPSHELGDGGFGAVYYGKLQDGREVAVKKLYENNYKRVQHFMNEVEILTKLRHPHLVLLYGCTSRHSRELLLVYEYIPNGTVADHLHGEQANPSLLTWPIRIKIAIETASALAYLHASDIIHRDVKTNNILLDQNFCVKVADFGLSRLIPNNVTHVSTAPQGTPGYLDPQYHQRYQLTDKSDVYSFGVVLIELISSMAPLDLNRSQDDISLANLALNRIKASAIDQLIDPVLESNSNPEIKNMITSVAELAFRCLQYHSEMRPTMHEVLDVLMEIQAERRIDVGDSIKDLETLNPPALSKIKDSAFLLKDFPPSPVSISSKWQSNNSAPTMLSSNGDRLPIKMLSVTN, from the exons ATGATTCTAGTCATTACTTTTGTGTCCGTTTTCCTATTGTGCCCACCTCTTCTATGCTCTGCTGCATATGCCAATACATCTAAGCCTACCTGCCCAGAAAATTTCAGCTGTCCAGATTTTGGTCCCTTCAAGTTCCCATTTTACAATACTAATGATACTCATTGTGGTTTGATCAAGGTTAACTGTACTTCAAGTAATCAGAGTATTCAGTTAGGAGGACACTCATTTCAGATTATTGCCAAAAAATCTCAGGGTCCTTCCGTCAAGATCCGAAACACCACATTTGAAAACCTAGTAAGAAGAAAAAGCTGCAAGGCTCTCGTGAATAATTTCACTTCTGCAACTCCTCACTTGTTTTCCATTTCAATCAGACCTCTCATGAGCATGACTATCTTCAAATGCCCAAAAGATTATGATACAAAAACTGATGTTTATTTTGACCACCCTAATTATAATAGCTACAACTTATGCAAACATCACAATATCCACTATAAGTATCATAGCAGCAATACAGCAGTTCCCACTGATCTCCCACATGATTGTGAAGTAATACAGCTGCCAAGGATAAAGCAAATGGTAAATGGAACAGCATCTATTAATCACACCGATATATTTTCTCTTCTCAGTTCTCGGTATTCAATTCGGTTCTGGGCACCTTCCTGTAATGAGTGTCTCAAACAAGGCAACTGTCTTCAGAGAAATTTTGAGTGTTTAGATGCCAAAAAGG GAAAACAAGATGAAAAACAAAATGGAAAACAAGATGAAAAACTAATACTGATCCTAG TTCTCACCGGATCTGCTTTTATCCTCATCCTCCTGCTCTCTGCTGCCATTCTCGTACGTCACTATAAGAACtatattttttcatattttttatcAAAAGATAGATCTCCAAACCCTGAAGATGGAAGTCTCTTCTTTGGCGTTTCCGTTTTCTCCTACACGGAGCTTGAAGATGCCACCAAAAATTTCGACCCTTCTCATGAACTAGGAGATGGAGGTTTCGGAGCTGTTTATTATG GTAAATTGCAAGACGGGCGAGAGGTTGCAGTGAAGAAACTTTATGAGAATAACTACAAGCGAGTCCAGCATTTCATGAATGAGGTTGAAATTCTCACCAAATTACGACATCCACACTTAGTCTTGCTTTATGGCTGCACGTCTCGACACAGCCGAGAGCTTCTACTTGTTTATGAGTACATTCCCAACGGCACCGTTGCTGATCACCTCCATGGGGAACAAGCAAATCCAAGCCTGCTAACATGGCCGATCCGTATCAAAATTGCCATTGAAACTGCCAGCGCACTAGCGTATCTTCATGCCTCTGATATCATACACCGAGATGTGAAGACGAACAACATTCTTCTTGATCAAAATTTCTGTGTCAAGGTAGCAGACTTTGGTCTCTCAAGACTCATACCGAATAATGTCACGCATGTGTCAACAGCCCCTCAGGGAACTCCAGGATACTTGGATCCTCAATATCACCAACGTTATCAATTAACAGATAAGAGTGATGTTTACAGCTTTGGAGTTGTCCTGATCGAACTAATATCATCAATGGCACCTCTCGATTTAAACAGGTCTCAAGACGATATTAGTTTGGCAAACCTTGCTTTAAACAGGATCAAAGCGTCTGCAATTGATCAATTAATTGACCCGGTATTAGAATCCAATTCGAATCCTGAAATCAAGAACATGATCACATCAGTAGCTGAGTTGGCTTTTCGATGCTTACAATACCATTCTGAGATGAGGCCTACAATGCACGAGGTGTTGGATGTGTTGATGGAAATTCAAGCGGAGAGAAGAATAGATGTTGGTGACAGTATCAAAGATTTGGAAACATTGAATCCGCCAGCTCTGTCCAAAATCAAGGATTCTGCGTTTTTGTTGAAAGATTTCCCGCCTTCGCCTGTCTCCATCAGTAGTAAATGGCAAAGCAATAACAGTGCACCAACTATGCTAAGCAGCAATGGAGATAGGTTGCCAATTAAAATGTTATCAGTAACAAATTAA
- the LOC110921759 gene encoding uncharacterized protein LOC110921759, translated as MRKMEEMDFEVDIPEQPQRKRRARPPPDPLENHPYLEFPLESEAALRCEKLRKMHIGEHFAVSWKTLRKLEVEDWVRGFVPVDSPWDRLFELSFTPTYREILVEFLSSFEFHPRRPNEVVDPAQPPPPPEVSFRMAGQAREMSLAQFAVHSGLYTEAEIATDLYTKGLVMIDKPTLLGFWDLIADIRHWDHHQSKGRSTLIEDPLFRYLHKMISTSITARNKSREWCTSGDLFFLYCLLYKRPCALAYGLAQYFASAHHRQERGMLFGGAYVTKIAYSLGYHPENDRGRVGPAAQPKRMGMNTINGMHITKDFPCGKRLKNLDGTQYQLKELPEEFPLIYPPRDPEPPEPHDPAAVLPRPPQPRGPPGAPQFPRHVMPGPDPSHERLLRNVERNNYLLEWVAAALQQQRQHDGLPPLPFIADADWDQHQRL; from the exons ATGAG aaaaatggaGGAAATGGATTTCGAAGTAGATATTCCGGAGCAGCCGCAGCGGAAACGGCGGGCGCGTCCACCGCCAGATCCTCTAGAGAATCACCCGTATTTGGAGTTTCCTCTGGAGTCCGAGGCTGCGCTCCGTTGCGAGAAGCTTCGGAAGATGCATATTGGTGAACACTTTGCGGTTTCGTGGAAAACCCTCCGGAAGCTTGAGGTTGAAGATTGGGTGCGGGGGTTTGTTCCCGTTGATTCACCGTGGGATCGTCTGTTTGAGCTATCGTTTACGCCGACCTACAGGGAGATACTAGTCGAGTTTCTGTCGTCGTTCGAGTTTCATCCTCGTCGGCCAAATGAGGTTGTGGACCCCGCGCAGCCCCCTCCCCCGCCCGAGGTTTCTTTTCGCATGGCTGGCCAGGCGCGCGAAATGTCACTTGCACAGTTTGCGGTGCATAGCGGTTTGTATACGGAGGCTGAGATTGCTACGGATCTTTATACGAAG GGGCTCGTAATGATTGATAAACCCACGCTATTAGGGTTTTGGGATCTGATCGCGGACATCCGTCATTGGGACCACCACCAATCCAAGGGGAGGAGTACGCTGATTGAGGATCCGCTCTTCAG GTATTTGCACAAGATGATTTCCACTTCGATCACTGCTCGAAACAAAAGCCGGGAGTGGTGTACGAGTGGTGACTTATTCTTTTTGTATTGCCTCTTATACAAGAGGCCGTGCGCTCTCGCCTACGGGTTGGCGCAGTATTTCGCCTCCGCGCATCATCGACAGGAGCGCGGAATGCTATTCGGCGGCGCTTACGTGACCAAGATAGCCTATTCGTTGGGCTATCATCCGGAGAACGACCGCGGCCGTGTAGGCCCGGCGGCACAGCCAAAGCGGATGGGGATGAACACAATAAACGGGATGCATATTACCAAAGACTTTCCATGCGGGAAGCGGTTAAAGAATCTGGACGGCACGCAATACCAGCTTAAGGAACTGCCAGAAGAGTTCCCTCTGATTTATCCCCCGCGGGATCCGGAGCCGCCGGAGCCGCATGACCCGGCCGCCGTTCTTCCGCGGCCACCACAGCCGCGTGGACCACCCGGGGCGCCCCAGTTCCCACGCCATGTTATGCCCGGTCCTGACCCGTCACATGAGCGGCTGCTTCGAAACGTTgagagaaacaattatttgttagAGTGGGTGGCTGCGGCGCTGCAGCAGCAGCGACAACATGACGGGTTACCTCCACTACCCTTCATTGCGGATGCGGACTGGGATCAGCATCAgcg GTTATAA